From Trichoderma atroviride chromosome 1, complete sequence, one genomic window encodes:
- a CDS encoding uncharacterized protein (EggNog:ENOG41~TransMembrane:10 (i60-78o90-112i132-153o168-188i200-218o230-251i271-291o311-336i348-368o374-395i)), with the protein MSTQQPPLSETTERTIQTPGSLGLSDAKGDDWETGQLRAPEQRLCSPGYKCPIRERLKHFTWAWFAITISTGVLGLLFHNTPHRFDGLNAIGKVAFIMSITMFVLSTVAISYRFIKTPRGLKTSLLHPTESLFFPAFLLSIAIILANSAIYGIPASGPWLPVALRVCFWIYAALALLSSIIQYTIVFHGAKLQIKSMSPLWIFPIFPTLLTGVLASTIAPSQPPSNRLPILVAGVTYLGLGFSVAFILYALYLYRLTQEGFPAPPMRPGMFIAVGPPGFTATGLIGLSRSIPVNYAYFTRFPAAPQILKVLALWIGIWLWALAFWFFSFSLIALTVGISKGRIRFSMAWWAIVFPNTAFTIATCLIGEELGSEGIKGVASAMTILIVIGWLVVFASNVRAVILSKLLWPGRDEDFGHYRPDKSGASHRK; encoded by the coding sequence ATGTCAACTCAGCAGCCACCGCTGTCAGAGACAACAGAGAGAACAATCCAGACTCCAGGTAGCCTTGGCCTTTCTGATGCTAAAGGGGACGACTGGGAAACGGGACAGCTTCGAGCGCCAGAGCAGCGCCTCTGCAGCCCAGGATACAAGTGCCCAATTCGCGAACGCCTAAAGCATTTTACATGGGCTTGGTTTGCAATTACCATCAGCACTGGAGTTCTGggtcttctttttcacaACACACCTCACCGGTTCGATGGCCTTAATGCCATTGGCAAAGTAGCGTTTATAATGTCTATTACTATGTTTGTCCTCTCTACCGTCGCTATTTCATATCGATTTATAAAGACGCCTCGAGGATTAAAGACGAGCTTGCTGCATCCTACCGAGAGTTTATTCTTCCCGGCATTCCTGTTGAGCATAGCTATTATTCTTGCCAACTCGGCTATATACGGCATTCCAGCATCGGGTCCTTGGCTACCCGTGGCTCTTCGTGTATGCTTCTGGATCTATGCCGCCTTGGCTCTCTTATCATCGATTATTCAATACACCATCGTCTTTCATGGGGCCAAGCTTCAAATCAAGTCTATGAGTCCCCTTTGGATCTTTCCCATCTTCCCTACTCTTTTGACCGGAGTGTTGGCTTCCACAATTGCGCCGTCGCAACCACCTTCGAATCGGCTGCCCATCCTCGTCGCAGGAGTTACGTATCTGGGTCTGGGCTTCAGTGTCGCCTTCATTTTGTACGCCCTATACCTCTATCGACTAACGCAGGAGGGGTTCCCGGCTCCTCCAATGCGCCCCGGCATGTTCATCGCAGTAGGCCCGCCGGGGTTTACAGCAACAGGCTTAATCGGCCTCTCTCGATCCATCCCGGTCAACTATGCCTACTTTACCAGATTTCCAGCTGCGCCACAGATACTAAAGGTTCTTGCTCTTTGGATTGGCATTTGGCTTTGGGCTTTGGCGTTCTGgttcttttccttcagcCTCATTGCGCTTACTGTAGGCATCTCAAAGGGACGCATCCGCTTCTCCATGGCATGGTGGGCAATTGTCTTCCCAAACACAGCCTTCACTATTGCCACATGTCTCATCGGCGAGGAGCTTGGCAGCGAGGGTATCAAAGGCGTGGCAAGTGCCATGACAATCTTGATTGTAATCGGATGGCTAGTTGTGTTTGCTTCAAATGTACGGGCTGTTATCCTCAGCAAGTTATTATGGCCTGGGCGCGATGAAGATTTTGGGCATTATAGGCCCGACAAATCAGGCGCAAGTCACCGAAAATGA
- a CDS encoding uncharacterized protein (EggNog:ENOG41~TransMembrane:1 (i48-72o)), with protein sequence MPSSFAKVESAAEMQDNFNEDEPSRGSNEFLIDHELKSRKGKSQRKSLFWTFSIILSAIGVVELIASATILLQLRSLHQPQIGSERNHIIPRFPTHQVLFQKDGSATTKSLSQEDRNETRENWLTYMPKGNGFLAINDFNKYDLPEPILYHGNNTYSIAYIVMDMYNSLLDPTSEYRTDPELSAFDSDAQDHVQHCFRYLRQSVTCCGDTTLEGHIPNSPLNGTDGTGATHVCKNFDAIRTWAEHRRVVDEKHP encoded by the exons ATGCCATCCAGCTtcgccaaagtcgagtcCGCTGCGGAAATGCAGGACAACTTCAACGAGGACGAGCCCTCTCGCGGGTCGAACGAATTTCTAATCGACCATGAATTAAAATCAAGAAAGGGCAAATCTCAAAGAAAGAGCCTCTTTTGGACTTTCTCGATCATTTTGAGTGCTATTGGTGTTGTTGAATTGATAGCGTCAGCAACTATCCTCCTCCAACTACGCTCCTTGCATCAGCCGCAAATAGGAAGCGAAAGAAACCATATAATCCCCAGAT TTCCTACTCATCAGGTGCTTTTCCAAAAAGATGGATCAGCGACGACCAAAAGTCTAAGCCAAGAAGACAGGAATGAGACTCGGGAAAACTGGCTCACATATATGCCGA AAGGAAACGGGTTTCTCGCTATAAATGACTTCAACAAATATGATCTACCAGAGCCTATTCTGTATCATGGAAACAACACCTACTCGATCGCT TATATCGTCATGGACATGTATAACAGCCTTCTCGATCCAACCTCCGAATATCGCACAGACCCCGAATTATCCGCTTTCGACTCGGATGCTCAAGACCATGTTCAGCACTGCTTTCGATATTTGCGGCAATCTGTCACCTGTTGTGGGGATACAACTCTGGAGGGACATATTCCTAACAGTCCCTTGAATGGTACAGACGGAACGGGAGCAACGCATGTGTGCAAAAATTTCGATGCCATCCGAACATGGGCTGAACATAGGCGGGTCGTAGACGAGAAGCATCCTTAA
- a CDS encoding uncharacterized protein (EggNog:ENOG41~TransMembrane:1 (i78-100o)) yields MSTTLTHDSEGLEVVPGSDHNAEGLEVAHNHGFDGLEASTKVQTAYGLEAVGKDGSSNMDNIEGARWSKKQNPHRKRLWLIVAAVVLVLVIVGAVVGGVVGSRSSHKTVAAPSSSSTSTPSSSTGAPSSSATASSIDANSGIGVTGWWTSDSDFSIRLAYQGDDSYLHMMQYNSGDDDWSTMTILTNLDVKQGSSIAMSCFNNPVYSNSQPDSDNNFTQIEIFYINDRGYVAEWWMREQQVPEQRTLNGNGSMSPNAWKAGVGSRFTSYWPSVIIQDDTSQLQEIYYNGSWSQNNLGLACQNHSAFAEIPVSIKGGLIGAENFIYQRDDQKLFIEGRKDSTASVSTVTIPAITLPAEAAIGAFSIPRSTASNSAMNNYILWQNATGAIQMTWEDDNTGWRTSSTPASLGIPDKGTGISCLTPTLWAVGSLQPGYSMARCYYLVEGRIREIQYDGSNWSVVGNVI; encoded by the exons ATGAGCACGACACTCACTCATGATAGTGAGGGGCTGGAGGTGGTCCCGGGATCTGATCACAATGCCGAAGGGCTGGAGGTAGCGCATAACCATGGTTTTGACGGCTTAGAGGCATCAACCAAAGTTCAGACTGCCTACGGACTGGAAGCCGTGGGCAAGGACGGCTCGAGCAACATGGACAACATCGAGGGCGCGAGATGgagcaagaaacaaaacccGCACAGAAAGAGATTATGGCTCATCGTAGCCGCTGTCGTTCTCGTGCTGGTCATCGTGGGAGCCGTGGTGGGCGGCGTTGTTGGATCACGAAGCAGTCACAAGACCGTTGCAGCGCCAAGCTCTTCGTCAACTTCAACTCCGTCTTCAAGCACGGGcgcgccatcatcttcagctaCAGCTTCTTCTATTGACGCCAACTCGGGGATTGGAGTAACGGGCTGGTGGACATCTGATTCAGACTTCAGCATTCGCCTGGCCTACCAGGGAGACGATAGCTATCTGCACATGATGCAGTACAACTCGGGCGATGACGACTGGTCGACGATGACTATCCTGACAAATCTAGATGTCAAACAGGGCAGTTCGATTGCGATGTCTTGCTTCAACAATCCTGTGTATTCTAATTCACAACCGGACAGTGATAAC AACTTCACGCAAATCGAGATCTTCTACATCAATGACAGAGGCTATGTCGCAGAGTGGTGGATGCGAGAGCAACAAGTGCCCGAGCAACGAACGTTGAACGGGAATGGTTCCATGTCTCCCAATGCCTGGAAAGCAGGAGTGGGCTCCAGGTTCACTTCGTACTGGCCCAGTGTCATTATTCAGGATGACACAAGCCAGTTACAAGAAATATACTATAACGGCAGTTGGTCACAGAACAACTTGGGCCTTGCTTGCCAGAATCATTCAGCGTTTGCGGAAATTCCTGTTTCTATAAAGGGAGGATTGATAGGAGCTGAGAACTTCATTTACCAGCGAGATGATCAGAAGCTGTTCATTGAGGGGAGGAAGGATTCCACTGCCAGCGTGAGCACAG TAACTATACCCGCCATCACTCTGCCGGCTGAAGCAGCCATTGGAGCGTTTTCTATCCCACGCTCTACGGCGAGCAATAGCGCCATGAATAACTATATCTTATGGCAAAACGCCACGGGCGCTATCCAGATGACTTGGGAGGATGACAACACCGGATGGCGAACCTCGTCGACTCCAGCGTCACTTGGCATCCCTGACAAAGGCACAGGGATAAGTTGCCTCACACCAACCCTCTGGGCCGTAGGCTCTTTGCAGCCAGGGTACAGCATGGCCCGCTGCTACTACTTGGTCGAGGGACGAATAAGAGAGATACAATACGATGGCTCAAACTGGTCTGTGGTTGGAAACGTGATATGA
- a CDS encoding uncharacterized protein (EggNog:ENOG41) yields the protein MYNLEYEEGYITFNWIHPSCSAKTSLCGTRLYILKFGSDVRLLLDLRVSLASMNAVLLSIAALAQIGSSSPTGQTEPPIPELARRAPNTIWIWAGPNYTGPSQSLTYNTVNECHAINWDTIGSIWMPDNIVCTFTVKPGDCQDDIGNFRSQTIFPSGLADIRQWYEPRKADFPAYWFHNARSIQCGGANF from the exons ATGTAC AACCTAGAATACGAAGAAGGTTACATCACATTCAATTGGATCCATCCCTCTTGTTCAGCTAAAACCAGTTTATGTGGAACTAGGCTCTATATTCTTAAGTTTGGTTCTGACGTGAGACTTTTACTCGATCTAA GAGTTTCTCTAGCGTCTATG AACGCCGTGTTGCTCTCtattgctgctcttgctcaaatcggcagcagctcgcccaCAGGCCAAACTGAGCCACCCATCCCAGAG CTTGCTCGCCGTGCGCCCAACACTATCTGGATATGGGCTGGCCC GAACTATACTGGCCCGAGCCAAAGCCTCACTTACAACACCGTCAATGAATGCCATGCAATTAACTGGGATACCATTGGATCTATCTGGATGCCCGATA ATATTGTCTGCACATTCACCGTGAAGCCTGGTGACTGCCAAGACGATATTGGCAACTTCCGATCCCAAACAATATTCCCTTCAGGCCTGGCAGATATCCGCCAGTGGTATGAACCAAGGAAAGCCGATTTCCCGGCTTACTGGTTCCACAATGCCCGGTCAATCCAGTGCGGTGGAGCGAACTTTTAA
- a CDS encoding uncharacterized protein (EggNog:ENOG41), with product MGQPRIPPTPVETNLSGKTIIITGGNSGLGYEAARQYLTLGANRLILACRSTPKGEEAAASLRADPAVKKANPGASIEVFELDLDDYQSGLRFSKKVKDEVKELDILLNNGGHMALGYEKSKSDHERQMQVNCYTHLLISLELFPLLRSTAAIRGLPSRITFTGSGTQVTQNTLTKKPISPDSTVLGHFDDEANYNKYFRYADTKTVVNAYVRRLAALAPAEVIANNPCPGLVQTGFDKNLPFYLKLPMALVRRAMGRTVEEGARTLVYASAVAGSEVNGKFLQHNKVDP from the exons ATGGGCCAACCACGCATTCCTCCGACACCCGTTGAGACTAATCTCAGCGGCAAGACCATCATTATCACAGGCGGCAATTCTGGTTTGGGGTATGAAGCAGCAAGACAATATCTTACTCTAGGTGCAAATCGCTTGATCCTTGCCTGTCGCTCTACTCCTAAAGGCgaggaagctgctgcttctctaCGAGCAGATCCCGCTGTCAAAAAGGCGAATCCTGGTGCTTCAATCGAAGTGTTTGAGCTCGATCTTGACGATTATCAATCTGGGCTTCGTTTTTCCAAGAAAGTGAAAGATGAAGTCAAAGAGCTCGATATACTTCTAAACAATGGCGGGCATATGGCATTGGGCTacgagaaaagcaaaagtgACCACGAGCGACAAATGCAAG TAAACTGCTATACTCACCTTCTCATCTCCCTCGAGTTATTTCCGCTCTTACGGTCGACTGCTGCGATTCGAGGGTTGCCGTCACGCATTACATTCACGGGTTCCGGAACTCAGGTTACGCAAAACACTTTGACTAAGAAGCCCATCTCACCTGACAGCACAGTTCTCGGCCATTTCGACGATGAAGCCAACTACAATAAATACTTTCGCTACGCTGATACCAAAACTGTTGTCAACGCTTACGTCCGGCGCTTGGCTGCCCTGGCGCCCGCTGAAGTTATTGCCAACAACCCCTGCCCCGGGCTTGTGCAAACGGGATTTGACAAGAACCTGCCCTTCTATCTCAAGCTCCCTATGGCGCTTGTTCGTAGGGCCATGGGCCGTACGGTAGAAGAAGGTGCTCGGACATTGGTCTATGCTTCTGCCGTGGCAGGATCCGAGGTCAATGGCAAGTTTTTGCAGCATAACAAGGTCGATCCGTGA
- a CDS encoding uncharacterized protein (EggNog:ENOG41~SECRETED:SignalP(1-21)) has product MLVLQAITSALLFVGAASASAIDFSKRDGAVSLAKRDQKLTVSHCTGCLAGPGGGVSCVNNWYVHWGDDKLGSCNDSSFLYDDSSCTGQMPTPSGTGDFSASNCGAGQDQVFATVNAGGNTYTCYKAAGSFSNFCGENYACDVYASCYGP; this is encoded by the exons ATGCTCGTCCTTCAAGCTATCACGTCCGCTCTCCTCTTTGTCggagcagcatcagcttcCGCCATCGATTTCTCCAAGAGAGACGGAGCCGTGAGCCTTGCAAAGAGAGACCAGAAGCTCACTGTTTCTCACTGTACCGGATGTCTCGCCGGCCCTGGAGGGGGTGTGAGCTGCGTCAACAACTGGTATGTCCACTGGGGTGATGACAAGCTCGGTTCATG CAACGATAGTAGCTTCCTGTACGATGATTCATCCTGTACTGGCCAAATGCCTACGCCGTCCGGTACTGGTGACTTCTCAGCAAGCAATTGTGGCGCAGGACAAGATCAAGTGTTTGCAACTGTCAATGCTGGCGGGAACACCTACACTTGTTATAAAGCTGCTGGCTCTTTTAGCAATTTTTGTGGCGAAAACTATGCCTGCGATGTTTATGCGAGCTGCTACGGCCCATAA
- a CDS encoding uncharacterized protein (BUSCO:EOG092D3EJG), with translation MSSPQAITSISLHSLPKLSQGKVRDLFDLDASTLLFTATDRISAYDVVLANGVPQKGLILTQISAHWFSVLEQRVPGLKHHLLSLSAPASAPLTPEERGLLRGRTMTCRKLKVFPIEAIVRGYITGSAWSEYVAHGTVHGIPQPAGLEKCGAFPNGPILPIYYVLPRSSTPPTTLLPPRPLPERRMRTSPPEQAVKIVGEKYAARIAELSLSVYSAAAAYARERGIIVADTKFEFALDEATDEVVLVDEVLTPDSSRFWNAAEWKAGVEAPSYDKQYVRDYLTSNGLKGKPDVELPEAVVKETAAKYQDVFEKLTGRTLDQALAALDES, from the exons atgtcgTCCCCCCAGGCAAtcacctccatctccctccaCTCCCTCCCCAAGCTCTCCCAGGGCAAAGTCCGCGACCTCTTCGACCTCGACGCCAGCACCCTCCTCTTCACGGCCACCGACCGCATCTCGGCCTACGACGTCGTCCTCGCCAATGGCGTGCCCCAAAAGGGCCTCATCCTCACGCAGATCTCGGCCCATTGGTTCTCCGTGCTCGAGCAGAGGGTGCCCGGCCTGAAACACCACCTGCTATCCCTGTCGGCCCCGGCCTCAGCTCCCTTGACGCCCGAGGAACGCGGCCTGCTGCGCGGACGAACCATGACCTGTCGCAAGCTCAAGGTGTTCCCCATT GAAGCTATTGTGAGGGGCTACATCACCGGCAGCGCATGGAGCGAGTA CGTCGCTCATGGCACCGTCCATGGCATCCCCCAGCCGGCTGGGCTAGAGAAATGCGGCGCGTTCCCGAACGGACCCATC CTTCCCATCTACTATGTCCTGCCACGCAGCTCGACGCCACCAAC TACACTCCTTCCACCAAGGCCCCTGCCGGAGAGAAGGATGAGAACATCTCCCCCCGAGCAGGCCGTCAAGATCGTCGGCGAAAAGTACGCGGCTCGAATCGCAGAGCTGAGTCTCTCGGTGtacagcgccgccgccgcttaTGCCCGTGAACGTGGCATCATTGTGGCTGATACCAAGTT CGAGTTCGCCTTGGACGAGGCCACCGACGAAGTTGTTCTG GTCGATGAAGTCCTGACCCC TGACAGCTCAAGGTTCTGGAATGCCGCCGAGTGGAAAGCCGGCGTCGAAGCCCCATCGTACGACAAGCAGTACGTTCGCGACTATCTCACCAGCAATGGCCTCAAGGGCAAGCCGGAT GTCGAGCTTCCCGAAGCCGTCGTCAAAGAGACTGCGGCCAAGTACCAGGACGTGTTCGAGAA GCTAACGGGCAGGACGTTGGACCAAGCCCTGGCCGCTTTGGACGAGTCATGA